A genomic stretch from Acinonyx jubatus isolate Ajub_Pintada_27869175 chromosome E2, VMU_Ajub_asm_v1.0, whole genome shotgun sequence includes:
- the FCGRT gene encoding IgG receptor FcRn large subunit p51 isoform X1 — MGVPRPQPWGLGFLLFLLPTLRAAESHLSLLYHLTAVSSPAPGTPAFWVSGWLGPQQYLSYNNLRAQAEPCGAWVWENQVSWYWEKETTDLRNKQELFLEALKALGEGGPYTLQGLLGCELGPDNASVPVAKFALNGEDFMDFDPKLGTWSGEWPETETISKRWMQEAGAVSKERTFLLNSCPQRLLGHLERGRGNLEWKEPPSMRLKARPGSPGFSVLTCSAFSFYPPELQLRFLRNGLAAGSGEGDFGPNGDGSFHAWSSLTVKSGDEHHYRCLVQHAGLPQPLTVELESPAKSSMPVVGIVIGLLLLTAAAAGGALLWRRMRNGLPAPWISLRGDDVGALLPTPGLPKDADS; from the exons ATGGGGGTCCCCCGGCCTCAGCCCTGGGGGCTCGGGTTCCTGCTCTTCCTGCTGCCGACACTGCGCGCAG caGAGAGCCATCTCTCCCTCCTGTACCACCTCACCGCTGTGTCCTCTCCTGCCCCCGGGACTCCTGCCTTCTGGGTATCAGGCTGGCTGGGACCCCAGCAATACCTGAGCTACAATAACCTGCGGGCCCAGGCCGAGCCGTGTGGGGCTTGGGTCTGGGAAAACCAGGTGTCCTGGTATTGGGAGAAGGAGACAACAGACCTGAGGAACAAGCAGGAACTCTTTCTTGAAGCTCTCAAAGCCTTGGGAGAAGGAG GTCCCTACACCCTGCAGGGCCTGCTGGGCTGTGAGTTGGGCCCTGACAATGCCTCGGTGCCCGTGGCCAAGTTTGCTCTGAATGGCGAGGATTTCATGGATTTTGACCCCAAGCTGGGCACCTGGAGTGGGGAATGGCCTGAGACTGAGACCATCAGTAAGAGGTGGATGCAGGAGGCGGGTGCGGTCAGCAAGGAGAGGACCTTCCTGCTCAACTCCTGCCCCCAGCGGCTGCTGGGGCATCTGGAGAGAGGCCGCGGAAACCTGGAGTGGAAGG AGCCACCCTCCATGCGCCTGAAGGCCCGCCCCGGCAGCCCCGGCTTTTCTGTGCTCACCTGCAGCGCCTTCTCCTTCTACCCCCCGGAGCTCCAACTGCGGTTCCTCCGCAACGGGCTGGCAGCCGGCTCCGGCGAGGGTGACTTCGGCCCCAACGGCGACGGCTCCTTCCACGCCTGGTCTTCACTGACAGTCAAAAGCGGCGACGAGCACCACTACCGCTGCCTGGTGCAGCACGCGGGGCTGCCGCAGCCCCTCACTGTGGAGCTGG AATCACCAGCCAAATCCTCGATGCCAGTGGTTGGAATCGTCATTGGCCTCTTACTGCTCACGGCGGCGGCTGCAGGCGGAGCTCTGCTATGGAGGAGGATGAGAAACGGGCTGCCAG ccCCTTGGATCTCTCTCCGTGGGGACGATGTAGGGGCCCTCCTGCCCACTCCTGGCCTGCCCAAGGATGCTGACTCTTAG
- the FCGRT gene encoding IgG receptor FcRn large subunit p51 isoform X2, which translates to MGVPRPQPWGLGFLLFLLPTLRAESHLSLLYHLTAVSSPAPGTPAFWVSGWLGPQQYLSYNNLRAQAEPCGAWVWENQVSWYWEKETTDLRNKQELFLEALKALGEGGPYTLQGLLGCELGPDNASVPVAKFALNGEDFMDFDPKLGTWSGEWPETETISKRWMQEAGAVSKERTFLLNSCPQRLLGHLERGRGNLEWKEPPSMRLKARPGSPGFSVLTCSAFSFYPPELQLRFLRNGLAAGSGEGDFGPNGDGSFHAWSSLTVKSGDEHHYRCLVQHAGLPQPLTVELESPAKSSMPVVGIVIGLLLLTAAAAGGALLWRRMRNGLPAPWISLRGDDVGALLPTPGLPKDADS; encoded by the exons ATGGGGGTCCCCCGGCCTCAGCCCTGGGGGCTCGGGTTCCTGCTCTTCCTGCTGCCGACACTGCGCGCAG AGAGCCATCTCTCCCTCCTGTACCACCTCACCGCTGTGTCCTCTCCTGCCCCCGGGACTCCTGCCTTCTGGGTATCAGGCTGGCTGGGACCCCAGCAATACCTGAGCTACAATAACCTGCGGGCCCAGGCCGAGCCGTGTGGGGCTTGGGTCTGGGAAAACCAGGTGTCCTGGTATTGGGAGAAGGAGACAACAGACCTGAGGAACAAGCAGGAACTCTTTCTTGAAGCTCTCAAAGCCTTGGGAGAAGGAG GTCCCTACACCCTGCAGGGCCTGCTGGGCTGTGAGTTGGGCCCTGACAATGCCTCGGTGCCCGTGGCCAAGTTTGCTCTGAATGGCGAGGATTTCATGGATTTTGACCCCAAGCTGGGCACCTGGAGTGGGGAATGGCCTGAGACTGAGACCATCAGTAAGAGGTGGATGCAGGAGGCGGGTGCGGTCAGCAAGGAGAGGACCTTCCTGCTCAACTCCTGCCCCCAGCGGCTGCTGGGGCATCTGGAGAGAGGCCGCGGAAACCTGGAGTGGAAGG AGCCACCCTCCATGCGCCTGAAGGCCCGCCCCGGCAGCCCCGGCTTTTCTGTGCTCACCTGCAGCGCCTTCTCCTTCTACCCCCCGGAGCTCCAACTGCGGTTCCTCCGCAACGGGCTGGCAGCCGGCTCCGGCGAGGGTGACTTCGGCCCCAACGGCGACGGCTCCTTCCACGCCTGGTCTTCACTGACAGTCAAAAGCGGCGACGAGCACCACTACCGCTGCCTGGTGCAGCACGCGGGGCTGCCGCAGCCCCTCACTGTGGAGCTGG AATCACCAGCCAAATCCTCGATGCCAGTGGTTGGAATCGTCATTGGCCTCTTACTGCTCACGGCGGCGGCTGCAGGCGGAGCTCTGCTATGGAGGAGGATGAGAAACGGGCTGCCAG ccCCTTGGATCTCTCTCCGTGGGGACGATGTAGGGGCCCTCCTGCCCACTCCTGGCCTGCCCAAGGATGCTGACTCTTAG
- the RCN3 gene encoding reticulocalbin-3 isoform X1 gives MRLELRVGLMMWRPSLLLLLLLLRRGVQGKPSPDAGPHGQGRVHQAAPLSEAPHDDAHGNFQYDHEAFLGREVAKEFDQLSPEESRARLGRIVDRMDRAGDGDGWVSLAELRAWIAHTQQRHIRDSVSAAWNTYDTDRDGRVGWEELRNATYGHYEPGEEFHDVEDAETYKKMMARDERRFRVADQDGDSMATREELTAFLHPEEFPHMRDIVIAETLEDLDKNKDGYVQVEEYIADLYSAEPGEEEPAWVRTEREQFRDFRDLNKDGRLDGSEVGHWVLPPAQDQPLVEANHLLHESDTDKDGRLSKAEILSNWNMFVGSQATNYGEDLTRHHDEL, from the exons atgagactcgaACTCCGGgtg GGACTGATGATGTGGCGTCCATCACttctgctgctactgctgctgctcaGGCGTGGGGTCCAGGGCAAGCCATCCCCTGACGCAGGCCCTCACGGCCAGGGGAGGGTGCACCAGGCGGCCCCCCTGAGCGAGGCCCCTCATGATGACGCCCACGGAAACTTCCAGTACGACCATGAAGCTTTCCTGGGACGGGAAGTGGCCAAGGAATTCGACCAGCTCAGCCCAGAGGAAAGCCGAGCCCGTCTGGG GCGCATAGTGGACCGCATGGACCGCGCAGGGGATGGGGACGGCTGGGTGTCGCTGGCCGAGCTCCGCGCTTGGATCGCGCACACGCAGCAGCGGCACATACGGGACTCGGTGAGCGCGGCCTGGAACACGTACGACACGGACCGCGACGGGCGTGTGGGTTGGGAGGAACTGCGCAACGCCACCTATGGCCACTACGAGCCCG GTGAAGAGTTTCATGATGTAGAGGACGCCGAAACCTACAAGAAGATGATGGCTCGTGATGAGCGGCGTTTCCGGGTGGCGGACCAGGATGGGGACTCAATGGCCACTCGTGAGGAGCTGACTGCCTTCCTGCACCCCGAGGAATTCCCTCACATGCGGGACATCGTGATTGCT GAAACCTTGGAAGATCTGGACAAGAACAAAGATGGCTACGTCCAAGTGGAGGAGTACATTG CGGATCTGTACTCGGCCGAGCCCGGGGAGGAGGAGCCGGCCTGGGTGCGGACCGAGCGCGAGCAGTTCCGGGACTTCCGCGACCTGAACAAGGACGGGCGGCTGGACGGCAGTGAGGTCGGCCACTGGGTGCTGCCCCCCGCCCAGGACCAGCCACTGGTGGAGGCCAACCACTTGCTGCACGAGAGCGACACCGACAAG GATGGGCGGTTGAGCAAGGCCGAGATCCTGAGTAACTGGAACATGTTCGTGGGCAGCCAGGCCACCAACTACGGCGAAGACCTCACGCGACACCACGATGAGCTCTGA
- the RCN3 gene encoding reticulocalbin-3 isoform X2 has translation MMWRPSLLLLLLLLRRGVQGKPSPDAGPHGQGRVHQAAPLSEAPHDDAHGNFQYDHEAFLGREVAKEFDQLSPEESRARLGRIVDRMDRAGDGDGWVSLAELRAWIAHTQQRHIRDSVSAAWNTYDTDRDGRVGWEELRNATYGHYEPGEEFHDVEDAETYKKMMARDERRFRVADQDGDSMATREELTAFLHPEEFPHMRDIVIAETLEDLDKNKDGYVQVEEYIADLYSAEPGEEEPAWVRTEREQFRDFRDLNKDGRLDGSEVGHWVLPPAQDQPLVEANHLLHESDTDKDGRLSKAEILSNWNMFVGSQATNYGEDLTRHHDEL, from the exons ATGATGTGGCGTCCATCACttctgctgctactgctgctgctcaGGCGTGGGGTCCAGGGCAAGCCATCCCCTGACGCAGGCCCTCACGGCCAGGGGAGGGTGCACCAGGCGGCCCCCCTGAGCGAGGCCCCTCATGATGACGCCCACGGAAACTTCCAGTACGACCATGAAGCTTTCCTGGGACGGGAAGTGGCCAAGGAATTCGACCAGCTCAGCCCAGAGGAAAGCCGAGCCCGTCTGGG GCGCATAGTGGACCGCATGGACCGCGCAGGGGATGGGGACGGCTGGGTGTCGCTGGCCGAGCTCCGCGCTTGGATCGCGCACACGCAGCAGCGGCACATACGGGACTCGGTGAGCGCGGCCTGGAACACGTACGACACGGACCGCGACGGGCGTGTGGGTTGGGAGGAACTGCGCAACGCCACCTATGGCCACTACGAGCCCG GTGAAGAGTTTCATGATGTAGAGGACGCCGAAACCTACAAGAAGATGATGGCTCGTGATGAGCGGCGTTTCCGGGTGGCGGACCAGGATGGGGACTCAATGGCCACTCGTGAGGAGCTGACTGCCTTCCTGCACCCCGAGGAATTCCCTCACATGCGGGACATCGTGATTGCT GAAACCTTGGAAGATCTGGACAAGAACAAAGATGGCTACGTCCAAGTGGAGGAGTACATTG CGGATCTGTACTCGGCCGAGCCCGGGGAGGAGGAGCCGGCCTGGGTGCGGACCGAGCGCGAGCAGTTCCGGGACTTCCGCGACCTGAACAAGGACGGGCGGCTGGACGGCAGTGAGGTCGGCCACTGGGTGCTGCCCCCCGCCCAGGACCAGCCACTGGTGGAGGCCAACCACTTGCTGCACGAGAGCGACACCGACAAG GATGGGCGGTTGAGCAAGGCCGAGATCCTGAGTAACTGGAACATGTTCGTGGGCAGCCAGGCCACCAACTACGGCGAAGACCTCACGCGACACCACGATGAGCTCTGA